The Capillibacterium thermochitinicola genome includes a window with the following:
- a CDS encoding Ig-like domain-containing protein encodes MRKKTFLLLSLLVLLLLIATQSINAITISAGTSFTLNSSNIASFNNTDQIIINGTLYIDMTGTVNLSAGNFIVNTGGKITYHSNKADQNFTLKITADSCEIYGSIDFAGQNGKNQGKAGVGKNGSNGGSGKNGKNLILNTRQLKISGTIDTNGGQGGKGGNGGDDDLVHFVDPGRGGDGGNGGEAGNITITAERFIFSSSGTITANGGKGGKGGDGGDPGWVGSGADGGKGGNGGAAGQIEIISTYLDLDGKIESKKGLGGEAGTGSNGKNRGNGNPYPIDYPAKIFYGYGDATFSSNPAAQLYPDKAAPLPEAAFRITIESNGVTRNGIYYTNDNSPVVNWTRFQEVEEYYEGKLIPISGFKHYEIKLFKDNQRIDVDGGSNPLNITIQNKIELKRGFLNSPPSNLEDGNYELQVFASDMANNQSNGYPSPAFKFIIDTNPPTTPVLKPESNVSTTQVTANWQPSSDNHQIIDSYELQVYESLPGGLQKPLTNRI; translated from the coding sequence ATGCGAAAAAAAACCTTTCTTCTCTTGTCTTTATTGGTACTTTTACTGTTGATTGCTACACAAAGTATTAACGCCATAACAATTTCAGCAGGGACTTCATTTACCCTTAATTCTTCAAATATAGCTTCATTTAATAATACCGACCAAATCATAATAAACGGCACATTATATATTGACATGACGGGAACGGTAAACCTAAGTGCTGGTAATTTTATTGTCAATACAGGAGGGAAAATAACCTATCACAGTAACAAGGCGGATCAAAACTTTACTTTAAAAATTACCGCTGATAGTTGTGAGATTTATGGAAGTATTGATTTTGCCGGCCAAAACGGAAAAAACCAAGGTAAGGCGGGTGTTGGTAAAAACGGTTCCAATGGTGGATCAGGGAAAAACGGAAAAAACTTAATTTTAAATACAAGACAACTGAAGATCTCCGGGACAATTGATACCAATGGTGGTCAGGGCGGCAAAGGCGGAAATGGTGGGGATGATGATCTCGTGCATTTTGTCGATCCGGGCCGGGGAGGAGATGGAGGCAACGGTGGTGAGGCAGGTAATATAACGATTACAGCAGAACGTTTTATTTTCTCCTCCTCCGGAACCATAACGGCCAACGGCGGAAAAGGTGGCAAAGGAGGGGATGGCGGGGATCCTGGTTGGGTCGGTTCTGGAGCGGATGGCGGCAAAGGTGGAAACGGTGGAGCGGCCGGGCAAATTGAGATCATCTCTACCTATTTGGATCTGGATGGTAAGATCGAGTCTAAAAAAGGTTTGGGCGGAGAAGCGGGAACGGGATCGAATGGAAAAAATCGTGGTAATGGTAATCCTTATCCCATCGATTACCCGGCAAAAATCTTCTACGGTTACGGCGATGCAACTTTTTCTAGTAATCCTGCAGCGCAGCTTTACCCGGATAAAGCCGCGCCTTTACCTGAAGCTGCTTTTAGAATCACTATCGAATCCAATGGTGTTACTAGAAACGGTATATATTACACAAATGATAATAGTCCGGTCGTAAACTGGACACGGTTTCAAGAAGTTGAAGAATATTACGAGGGGAAACTTATCCCGATTAGTGGATTTAAACACTATGAAATAAAATTATTTAAGGATAACCAAAGAATTGATGTGGATGGTGGTTCTAATCCCTTAAACATTACGATTCAGAATAAAATTGAATTAAAGAGGGGATTTTTAAACTCACCGCCTTCCAATTTGGAAGATGGGAATTATGAATTGCAAGTGTTCGCTTCCGACATGGCAAACAATCAGAGTAACGGTTATCCATCTCCAGCATTTAAATTTATAATCGATACGAACCCCCCAACCACTCCTGTTTTAAAACCAGAATCAAATGTGTCAACAACGCAAGTAACTGCCAATTGGCAACCTTCAAGCGATAATCATCAGATTATTGATTCCTATGAGCTCCAAGTTTATGAATCGTTACCAGGTGGTCTTCAAAAACCGCTTACGAATAGAATATAA
- a CDS encoding DPP IV N-terminal domain-containing protein, which translates to MNPDGTNRVNLTQNDHHDVLPHISPDGKMIVYYCHEDEALKAMNLDGSDKAIVLKANNLVNGPRWSPDGTKIAYMSFDDDLSSSNLFIFDLLTGEINQITDQNYYSCLPAWSPDGEKIAYVANPKGNFELFVIHLATGEEQLLVTLTESIHDIEPLPLSWSPDGERLAFAKEFNGMFDVCVIELNGKKLINLTNSVEYHDYAPSWSPCGTKIAFVSMRNNKEDIYVMTADGSQINRITEFEGNNKYPIWFSIAE; encoded by the coding sequence ATGAATCCCGATGGAACGAACCGGGTAAATTTGACGCAAAATGATCACCATGACGTTCTACCTCATATTTCTCCCGATGGAAAGATGATTGTCTATTACTGCCATGAAGATGAAGCGCTCAAAGCAATGAACCTTGACGGAAGTGATAAAGCAATAGTTTTAAAGGCGAACAATTTGGTAAATGGTCCCCGGTGGTCACCGGATGGTACTAAAATTGCTTATATGAGTTTTGACGATGATTTGTCGTCTTCAAACCTTTTTATTTTCGATTTACTTACGGGCGAAATCAACCAAATTACCGACCAAAATTATTATTCTTGTCTTCCGGCGTGGTCCCCTGATGGTGAGAAAATTGCTTATGTCGCAAACCCCAAAGGCAATTTTGAGTTATTCGTAATCCATCTGGCTACTGGGGAGGAACAATTATTAGTTACTTTAACCGAATCTATCCATGATATAGAACCTTTACCGCTATCATGGTCGCCTGATGGAGAGAGATTAGCTTTTGCGAAGGAATTTAATGGTATGTTTGACGTCTGTGTTATCGAATTGAACGGGAAAAAGCTCATTAATTTAACAAATAGTGTTGAATATCATGATTATGCTCCTTCTTGGTCTCCTTGTGGGACAAAAATCGCCTTTGTTTCGATGCGCAATAATAAAGAAGACATTTATGTGATGACTGCCGACGGCAGCCAAATTAATAGAATTACCGAGTTTGAAGGTAATAACAAATACCCCATCTGGTTTTCCATTGCGGAATAA
- a CDS encoding PKD domain-containing protein: MRLELKSLGEEAEQYRYIRQRKIVEKGQVTYIAEAVSHWFRISLPAGSVFQIKDIGNKGFVITNEGEKVIYENSSAALLPHGSYRYIIETKNSSTKEAVWNIQPSIPYEITIENTLPAEQGLIGPVNGIKTNKNQIDLRIKPFIDPDRDPLLYSFYLGYDNNNNGNFEESEFILVGQTNSQSDADEIFVTANLTKEGIYRWYVEVNDGYRTVRSQNYYSFERDITAPEISFKILAVNNDKEIIATNSQEVLVRPVTVSPDTKEIRIMEGERLLYTSNNPPFTDVKIKLSGGEGKKNITVNATDEAGNIGSSSKDIIYDHTPPHAPANLRLTGGRNQLRIEWDPAEDAGESGVRSGVCGYLLSYTRQHVNSEGKIESILEEKLVEQSDLPAYVISNLDDNEKVEITVKSLDHAGNYSTSSLTGMGYSLAERGGVNKLTFHPAPNYTAYRAELELKPVKAAEYMIRRWKVEMDSNGEEKLVDQTDSQWYPVSVLSFTDQNIIPHSKYYYAVFTRNERGEVESNFEPDKYAFVVPNQEPSIPEVIAFGYANTIPIVLRTTGAVDSDGDPLTYCFSLKDNLGNPLLEKVSPNNPDDPDGLSYVISGELINEEHNGATFTWQVGVTDGYMFDEEQNPVYRFSEELSFTVDLDKPVIHVTPEDTGSFVSRLQLDFTVRDEISGLQSIAYYWNQEDVPMEDRQIQVLEFARRSKEHRFTIADGPNGRNNLHVIARDEAGNEQTKTVACYLDSTPPVLSNLKVLGREVDGRLYTTNANSITAQWELEEDLTNIDYFRYAIVTPEEVNSLETLPNDRFEVIEEYFPRHRKQFAQVAEAAWLEENRTYHFVVEAFNSVGLSTGLHVSPGVTIDSKAPQIGEVSPEPVRVCQNKSYLSSFAKLQLQVEVSDQGGSGIKAVQYAILDQLPLDENVTWFNSLEELKTNFTPTNGQVYYLAVRATDKLDQVNNKYSPPLIIDQSPPEIKELIAGNKLEITGADQIYQILPGSFIPVSLRIEDEVELEKIQYSIGTRPGQNDVSRSWSPETEGWFTLANLNKRQQIRIEENLSAGTYYINLRVENAAGLFAEKASNPIKIDPNLAVKPVVWDDGQFTASDSELHFTWTFDDKPKEVIGYDYRVLSLSQGQPVTVVDWQRIAAEKRGERYSYLLTNLHLENGQEYYIAVRGVYADGNTSVVGMTDGIIVDTTSPEEVYIDDGTYCTSDQLYLKWGATDPESGISSYQVQIGTAPGGDEVTAGWITLDHSGAGSIQGLALSEDHTYYVTLRVTNGAGLIREVSSNGFRVDNTPPPTPIVLDDGRYTSEEPIHLNFNWKWSAVDPESGNAEYQIALLTTREVESTTQWQSLGTETAVTITEGLQEGVWYYLAVKVINGAGLSSIGYSDGILIDTTAPSPPKIADETDYLPIDPSGYTSLRATFTASDDESDIDHYQYSLGTLTDPSLLIAGRKVEKSEIVTEPLPLVPGEIYFFTVQAINKAGLVSMEGRSDGLMIIEGYPEIIDVDDFGEYTTFNDQIIVAWDCRQTGYAPINYYRIELSTNRHDWLWVKDVKEKQVVITPEDLGWNCFEDGETYYVSIRGVNRAGVITPFDQAGITNGIKVDSSPPTVEELRILHPDPFTTNRFKIHLQASDVHSGITAYKFAVGTTRGGTEVTKGWILRETVSQNYEEYLDLELEHNTCYYVTFQARNGTRLWSQLVSDQGVIADLTPPQITAFTCEDYINATKEINLFWRAEDLETGIAGYRYQLVAHADDLDWNRSPVFETTGNEGNVLITVDEDLIEGADYYLALQVKNRLGLWSPPSLRELVVDTVSPVITFDATKEIVTNDGQAQVLWMVSEPAEVNQALYKLIPGDEPEFISGKTVVVTDSSLSQEYNFDQSGQEPASYWLVLTATDLAGNQGATVKQQIRINAKPKVNLGMDRSVFKGKELSLSPVVEDADGEITVYHWDFGDGHTSTEKEPKHIYSETGEYELRLTCTDNDGGVGFDTIIVTVTNTFAGSLALDETWSGRIKLWDTVTVPSGIRLTIEPGTTVEIPPEKALVIEGNLEVNGLENEKVVLTIDPNYSSQLKWQGLRINPGADVLLTNTFIERAIRGITVVENAPYFEAVELTGNVVGLHLYNASPTIVNCGIFNNEIYGIKEDGDCTPILTGNYFFNNLAGDYYDSELTILSPEELGELNNED; this comes from the coding sequence GTGCGTTTAGAACTGAAATCATTGGGGGAAGAAGCTGAGCAATACCGCTATATACGTCAAAGGAAAATTGTGGAAAAGGGTCAAGTCACATATATTGCGGAAGCAGTTTCCCATTGGTTTAGAATTTCTCTACCGGCGGGTTCCGTTTTTCAAATCAAAGATATCGGGAATAAAGGGTTCGTCATAACCAATGAGGGGGAAAAAGTTATTTATGAAAACAGCTCCGCTGCACTTTTACCCCATGGTTCCTACCGCTATATCATCGAAACCAAAAACTCTTCGACAAAAGAAGCAGTGTGGAATATCCAACCGAGTATTCCTTATGAGATTACCATCGAAAATACTCTGCCCGCCGAACAAGGGCTTATTGGTCCGGTCAACGGGATAAAAACCAATAAGAACCAAATTGACCTTCGGATTAAACCTTTTATCGATCCGGACCGGGATCCGTTGCTTTATTCCTTTTATTTGGGGTATGACAACAATAATAACGGTAATTTTGAAGAAAGTGAATTTATCTTAGTTGGTCAGACCAACAGTCAATCGGACGCAGACGAGATTTTTGTTACCGCCAATCTAACTAAAGAGGGAATATACCGATGGTATGTTGAGGTAAATGATGGCTACAGGACAGTCCGTTCCCAAAATTATTACAGCTTTGAAAGGGATATTACCGCTCCGGAAATTAGTTTTAAAATCTTGGCGGTTAACAACGATAAGGAAATTATTGCTACAAATTCACAAGAAGTGTTGGTTAGACCAGTTACGGTTAGTCCGGATACGAAAGAGATTCGGATTATGGAAGGAGAACGATTATTATACACAAGTAATAATCCGCCATTTACTGACGTTAAAATTAAGCTGAGTGGGGGAGAAGGAAAGAAAAACATTACGGTTAACGCGACTGATGAAGCGGGGAATATAGGTAGTTCAAGCAAGGACATCATCTATGACCATACGCCGCCCCATGCTCCGGCTAATCTACGCCTGACGGGTGGTCGTAACCAACTGCGGATCGAGTGGGATCCGGCGGAGGATGCCGGCGAAAGTGGGGTCCGAAGTGGGGTTTGCGGCTATTTACTCAGTTATACGCGGCAACACGTGAATAGCGAGGGAAAGATCGAATCCATTCTTGAAGAAAAGTTGGTCGAACAATCGGACTTGCCTGCTTATGTTATCTCAAATTTAGATGATAACGAAAAGGTGGAAATCACCGTAAAATCCCTTGATCATGCTGGCAACTACAGCACCTCGTCGCTAACGGGAATGGGTTATTCCTTGGCGGAAAGAGGTGGAGTCAATAAGCTTACCTTTCACCCAGCCCCAAATTATACGGCATATCGTGCTGAACTCGAGCTTAAACCGGTTAAGGCTGCCGAGTATATGATTCGAAGATGGAAAGTAGAAATGGATAGTAACGGGGAAGAAAAACTGGTTGACCAGACCGATAGCCAATGGTATCCCGTATCTGTTTTAAGTTTTACCGATCAAAACATAATACCCCATTCTAAATACTATTATGCCGTTTTCACCCGCAACGAAAGGGGTGAAGTCGAGTCTAACTTTGAACCGGATAAGTATGCTTTTGTTGTCCCAAACCAGGAACCATCCATCCCAGAGGTCATTGCTTTTGGTTATGCCAATACAATACCAATCGTCTTACGTACTACTGGTGCAGTTGATTCTGATGGCGATCCGCTAACGTATTGTTTTTCATTAAAAGACAATCTGGGTAATCCTTTATTGGAGAAGGTCAGCCCGAACAATCCGGATGACCCCGATGGTTTATCTTATGTTATTTCCGGCGAACTAATTAATGAAGAACATAACGGTGCGACCTTTACCTGGCAGGTTGGGGTCACCGATGGTTACATGTTTGATGAAGAGCAAAATCCAGTTTATCGCTTTAGTGAAGAGCTTTCGTTCACTGTCGATTTGGACAAGCCTGTAATTCATGTTACTCCGGAGGATACCGGAAGCTTTGTTTCCCGCTTACAACTGGATTTTACCGTTCGCGATGAAATTAGTGGTTTGCAATCCATCGCCTATTATTGGAATCAAGAGGATGTACCAATGGAAGACCGGCAAATTCAAGTTCTTGAATTTGCGCGGAGAAGCAAAGAACATCGGTTTACCATTGCCGATGGACCGAATGGAAGAAATAACCTGCATGTCATTGCACGGGATGAAGCCGGGAATGAACAGACCAAAACGGTGGCTTGCTATCTGGATTCAACGCCTCCAGTTTTATCAAACCTAAAAGTGCTTGGGCGGGAGGTAGATGGCCGTTTATATACGACGAATGCCAATAGTATAACCGCCCAATGGGAACTGGAGGAGGATTTGACCAATATAGATTATTTCCGGTATGCCATTGTCACACCGGAAGAAGTAAATTCCCTGGAAACCCTACCGAACGATCGATTCGAAGTGATTGAAGAATATTTCCCCCGACACAGAAAACAATTTGCCCAGGTGGCGGAGGCCGCTTGGTTGGAAGAGAATAGGACCTATCATTTTGTGGTCGAGGCTTTTAATAGTGTCGGATTAAGCACGGGACTGCATGTTAGTCCTGGCGTGACCATTGACTCAAAGGCGCCGCAAATTGGGGAGGTTTCTCCTGAACCGGTACGGGTTTGCCAGAACAAAAGTTATTTAAGTTCCTTTGCAAAGCTGCAACTTCAGGTTGAAGTTAGTGACCAAGGGGGAAGCGGAATTAAAGCGGTGCAGTACGCAATCCTCGATCAGCTTCCGCTTGACGAAAATGTTACCTGGTTTAACAGTCTTGAAGAGCTTAAGACGAACTTTACCCCTACTAACGGGCAAGTATACTATCTGGCCGTTCGGGCGACAGATAAACTGGATCAAGTGAATAACAAATATTCGCCACCGTTAATCATTGACCAGTCTCCGCCGGAGATTAAAGAACTGATTGCCGGGAACAAACTGGAGATTACGGGGGCAGATCAGATTTATCAGATTCTGCCTGGGTCCTTTATTCCCGTTTCCTTGCGGATTGAAGATGAGGTTGAATTGGAAAAGATCCAATATTCCATTGGGACTAGGCCTGGGCAAAATGATGTTTCCCGAAGCTGGTCGCCAGAGACTGAAGGCTGGTTTACCCTTGCTAACCTAAATAAAAGGCAGCAAATAAGGATCGAAGAAAATTTATCCGCCGGAACTTATTACATAAATCTACGGGTGGAAAATGCTGCTGGTTTGTTTGCGGAGAAGGCCAGTAATCCAATTAAAATCGATCCAAATCTGGCGGTAAAACCGGTGGTTTGGGACGATGGGCAATTTACTGCATCTGATAGTGAACTCCATTTTACCTGGACTTTTGATGATAAGCCAAAGGAAGTTATCGGCTATGACTATCGGGTATTATCATTATCCCAAGGGCAACCGGTAACAGTTGTTGATTGGCAGCGGATTGCTGCGGAAAAGAGGGGAGAAAGATATAGTTATCTATTGACCAATCTTCATCTCGAAAACGGTCAAGAATACTATATTGCCGTCCGTGGGGTTTACGCTGATGGGAACACATCGGTTGTCGGAATGACCGATGGGATAATTGTCGATACGACCTCTCCTGAGGAGGTATATATCGACGATGGAACCTATTGTACTTCTGACCAACTATATCTCAAGTGGGGGGCGACTGATCCGGAATCAGGAATAAGCAGTTATCAAGTGCAGATTGGAACCGCTCCTGGTGGAGATGAGGTTACGGCGGGCTGGATTACCCTGGATCACAGTGGAGCCGGAAGCATTCAAGGCCTTGCCTTATCTGAAGATCATACTTATTATGTCACATTACGGGTAACAAATGGTGCCGGTCTGATTCGCGAAGTTTCCAGCAACGGTTTTCGGGTTGATAACACACCACCGCCGACGCCCATCGTGCTTGATGATGGCCGTTATACCAGCGAGGAACCGATTCATTTAAACTTCAATTGGAAATGGTCTGCTGTTGATCCCGAATCCGGAAATGCGGAATACCAAATCGCTCTACTCACAACAAGAGAGGTGGAGTCAACCACCCAGTGGCAATCGCTCGGCACCGAAACCGCCGTCACCATTACCGAGGGTTTACAGGAAGGTGTTTGGTATTACTTGGCGGTGAAAGTGATCAACGGGGCGGGGTTATCAAGCATTGGCTATAGCGACGGTATTCTCATTGATACTACTGCTCCTAGCCCGCCGAAAATTGCGGACGAAACCGATTATCTACCGATCGATCCCTCGGGGTATACTTCCTTACGCGCTACCTTTACTGCTTCCGATGACGAGTCGGATATTGATCATTATCAATATAGTCTAGGTACGCTGACTGATCCATCCTTATTAATTGCGGGGCGAAAGGTTGAAAAAAGTGAGATTGTTACCGAACCTTTGCCACTGGTGCCGGGGGAAATATACTTCTTTACCGTGCAGGCGATTAATAAGGCCGGGCTCGTTTCGATGGAAGGGCGCAGCGATGGTTTGATGATTATCGAAGGTTATCCGGAAATAATTGATGTAGATGATTTTGGTGAATACACAACCTTTAATGACCAGATCATTGTTGCTTGGGATTGCCGTCAAACCGGTTACGCACCAATAAATTACTATCGGATTGAATTAAGTACCAATCGACATGATTGGCTTTGGGTAAAGGATGTAAAAGAGAAACAGGTGGTAATTACCCCGGAAGATTTGGGGTGGAATTGTTTTGAAGACGGCGAAACCTACTACGTTTCGATCAGAGGGGTCAATCGAGCTGGGGTAATCACGCCGTTTGACCAAGCGGGAATAACGAATGGCATAAAAGTTGATAGTTCTCCTCCGACGGTGGAAGAGCTCAGGATTTTACATCCGGATCCATTCACTACGAACCGCTTTAAAATTCATCTGCAGGCTTCCGATGTCCATTCGGGGATTACAGCCTATAAGTTTGCGGTGGGCACGACCCGGGGCGGAACGGAGGTTACTAAAGGTTGGATTTTAAGAGAAACTGTATCACAAAATTATGAAGAGTACCTTGATCTAGAACTCGAACATAACACCTGCTATTACGTGACATTCCAAGCCCGGAACGGGACAAGACTTTGGTCGCAATTGGTTAGTGACCAAGGAGTCATTGCCGACCTTACTCCACCGCAAATAACCGCTTTTACTTGCGAAGATTATATCAATGCAACGAAAGAAATAAACCTGTTTTGGAGGGCCGAGGACCTGGAGACTGGGATTGCGGGATATAGATATCAGTTGGTGGCACATGCGGATGATTTGGACTGGAATCGATCACCAGTTTTCGAAACAACAGGAAATGAGGGTAATGTGTTAATCACCGTCGATGAAGACCTAATCGAAGGAGCCGACTATTATCTGGCTTTACAGGTCAAAAACCGGCTTGGCTTATGGTCACCGCCTTCCCTCCGGGAGTTGGTTGTCGACACGGTGAGCCCTGTTATCACCTTTGATGCCACGAAAGAGATTGTTACCAACGACGGTCAGGCCCAGGTGTTATGGATGGTGAGTGAACCGGCCGAAGTTAACCAGGCTCTTTACAAGCTAATTCCTGGCGACGAACCGGAGTTCATTTCTGGGAAAACAGTTGTTGTTACCGATTCATCACTTTCCCAAGAATACAATTTTGATCAGAGCGGTCAGGAGCCGGCAAGCTACTGGTTGGTATTGACGGCTACCGATTTGGCTGGTAACCAGGGGGCAACGGTCAAGCAACAAATTCGGATAAATGCGAAACCAAAAGTCAATCTGGGCATGGATCGTTCCGTTTTCAAGGGAAAAGAACTGTCACTATCACCGGTGGTGGAAGATGCAGACGGGGAAATTACTGTTTACCACTGGGACTTTGGTGATGGTCATACTTCGACGGAGAAGGAACCTAAACATATATATTCTGAAACTGGCGAATATGAACTAAGGCTAACTTGTACTGATAATGATGGCGGTGTAGGGTTTGACACCATTATCGTGACGGTGACAAACACCTTTGCGGGAAGTCTGGCCTTGGATGAAACTTGGTCCGGAAGGATTAAGTTATGGGATACGGTAACTGTTCCTTCTGGAATCAGGCTGACCATAGAACCCGGAACTACCGTCGAAATCCCGCCTGAAAAAGCCTTGGTGATTGAAGGCAATTTAGAGGTTAATGGGCTGGAAAACGAAAAAGTCGTGCTAACCATCGATCCTAACTATTCCTCCCAACTAAAATGGCAGGGGCTAAGGATCAACCCCGGTGCGGACGTACTGCTTACAAACACCTTTATTGAACGAGCGATTCGGGGCATCACTGTTGTGGAAAATGCTCCCTATTTTGAAGCGGTTGAATTAACGGGGAACGTCGTAGGTCTACATTTATATAATGCTTCACCTACGATCGTGAACTGTGGAATTTTCAATAATGAAATATATGGAATCAAAGAAGATGGAGATTGTACGCCCATTTTAACCGGTAATTACTTCTTTAACAATTTGGCTGGTGACTATTACGACAGTGAATTGACGATTCTCTCACCAGAGGAATTGGGGGAATTAAACAATGAAGACTAA